Proteins encoded by one window of Companilactobacillus ginsenosidimutans:
- a CDS encoding demethylmenaquinone methyltransferase has translation MSKLTNKVPEKDVQNVFDSIAGNYDKLNSIMSLGTHNKWRMEATNMIKGSPRDILDLCCGTADWSLVLANKYPNSHIIGLDFSSEMLKIGQEKINKSEFGNIQLKQGDAMNLDYPDNTFDVVTIGFGLRNVPDANQVLREIYRILKPNGQLICLEAFKVETPVVKWGWRLYFNEIMPAMGKVFASHKSEYQYLDDSVNKFVSIRELVRMYRDAGFINIHVRGFMMKSAAIHYGMKAGR, from the coding sequence ATGTCAAAATTAACAAATAAAGTCCCAGAAAAAGATGTTCAAAACGTTTTTGATTCTATTGCCGGGAACTATGACAAATTGAATTCAATTATGAGTCTTGGTACGCACAATAAATGGCGAATGGAAGCAACTAATATGATCAAGGGAAGCCCTAGAGATATTCTTGATCTTTGTTGTGGTACAGCGGACTGGAGCTTGGTTCTCGCCAACAAATATCCTAATTCACATATTATTGGATTAGATTTCAGTAGTGAAATGCTCAAGATTGGCCAAGAGAAAATTAACAAATCTGAATTTGGTAACATCCAATTAAAGCAGGGTGACGCCATGAATTTGGATTATCCGGATAATACTTTTGACGTAGTTACGATTGGCTTCGGATTACGTAATGTTCCAGACGCTAATCAAGTGTTGAGAGAAATTTATCGAATCCTGAAGCCTAACGGGCAACTTATTTGTCTTGAAGCATTTAAGGTTGAAACTCCGGTTGTTAAATGGGGTTGGAGACTTTATTTCAATGAAATTATGCCTGCGATGGGTAAGGTGTTTGCTTCTCATAAGTCTGAATATCAGTATTTGGATGACTCGGTTAATAAGTTTGTTAGTATTCGTGAGTTGGTTCGGATGTATCGGGATGCAGGGTTTATCAATATTCACGTCCGTGGGTTTATGATGAAATCTGCAGCTATTCATTATGGGATGAAGGCTGGTAGATAG
- a CDS encoding GtrA family protein — protein MNDRIHADDHPLVTDSLVDQSPNMSKKVDNDNNLKEGIRYVLWGSVSVVADIGTFWIFNNAFHVNYQIANFIAMVVAVQVGYWICRILVFHHKSHHILREMAECYGTRAVTYLIEVVTLWIGVSLLKGNATITQIIGQAIAIIGNYIFSKLVIFNTRFNA, from the coding sequence ATGAACGATCGAATTCATGCGGATGATCATCCCTTGGTTACTGATAGCTTAGTCGACCAATCACCAAATATGTCTAAGAAGGTTGATAATGATAACAACCTGAAAGAGGGTATTCGATATGTATTATGGGGCTCTGTTTCTGTTGTTGCTGATATTGGAACTTTTTGGATTTTTAACAATGCTTTTCATGTTAATTATCAAATTGCTAATTTCATTGCAATGGTAGTCGCTGTTCAAGTTGGATATTGGATTTGCCGTATTCTTGTCTTTCATCACAAATCTCATCATATTCTTCGTGAAATGGCTGAGTGCTACGGTACTCGTGCTGTTACCTATTTGATTGAAGTTGTTACGCTTTGGATTGGGGTTTCTCTTTTGAAGGGTAATGCCACTATTACTCAGATCATAGGACAGGCTATTGCTATTATTGGGAATTATATTTTCTCTAAGCTGGTAATTTTTAATACTAGATTTAATGCCTAA
- a CDS encoding GtrA family protein → MNNQSDLNKDGVSKTVDAIAEGINDAGNTFPIVEDPVHESTPKQAVRYVLWGLISVVVNLGTFYLLNSVVHINYQVANIIAWVIGVQVAFWIDRVIVFRHKSNSPIQEMVAFYSTRILTYLVETATLWVGVSLLSGNSNVSKIIGQLLAIIGNYIFSKLFIFKNKEAHHQQIH, encoded by the coding sequence ATGAATAATCAATCTGATTTAAATAAAGATGGTGTTTCAAAGACTGTGGATGCTATTGCTGAAGGAATTAATGACGCTGGGAATACTTTTCCTATTGTTGAGGATCCGGTCCATGAGAGTACTCCTAAGCAAGCCGTTCGTTATGTGCTGTGGGGGTTAATTTCTGTTGTTGTTAACCTTGGTACTTTTTATTTATTAAATAGTGTTGTACATATTAATTATCAAGTTGCCAATATTATTGCTTGGGTTATTGGTGTTCAAGTGGCTTTCTGGATTGATCGTGTGATTGTTTTCCGTCACAAATCTAATTCACCTATCCAAGAAATGGTGGCTTTTTACAGTACTCGTATTTTGACCTACTTGGTTGAAACTGCAACTCTCTGGGTTGGTGTTTCACTATTGAGTGGTAATAGTAATGTTTCCAAAATTATTGGTCAATTATTGGCTATTATCGGCAATTATATTTTCTCAAAACTTTTCATTTTCAAAAACAAAGAAGCACATCATCAACAAATACATTAA
- a CDS encoding ABC transporter permease: protein MANQPLWNQLVFYFTHNGMYLLQQFGRHFLISFYGVLLAAAVGIPLGIYMANHFHLGDFVISVANVIQTIPSLAMLSIIMLWLGLGVNTVIVTIFLYSLLPILKNTYTGMKNVDPNTIDSARGMGMTTFQLLYMVKLPLAMSVIMSGIRTAMVVAIGNTAIGAFVGAGGLGDLIIRGTNATDGAPLILAGALPTAVMAIVTDLIIGLLQKHFEPTGYYKEEEEE from the coding sequence ATGGCTAACCAGCCGTTGTGGAACCAATTAGTTTTTTACTTTACCCATAATGGAATGTACCTTTTACAACAATTTGGTCGCCATTTTCTAATTTCATTTTACGGAGTGCTTTTGGCAGCAGCTGTAGGTATACCGTTAGGAATCTACATGGCAAATCACTTTCATTTAGGTGATTTTGTCATCAGTGTTGCCAACGTAATTCAAACTATTCCCTCACTAGCCATGCTATCAATCATCATGTTGTGGTTAGGACTGGGAGTAAATACAGTTATTGTGACAATATTCTTATATTCCTTACTACCTATTTTGAAAAATACATACACAGGTATGAAAAATGTTGATCCCAACACAATTGATTCGGCTCGGGGGATGGGAATGACCACTTTCCAACTGTTATACATGGTCAAACTACCTTTAGCAATGTCAGTCATCATGTCTGGTATAAGAACCGCCATGGTTGTCGCCATTGGTAATACAGCTATTGGTGCCTTTGTTGGTGCTGGTGGACTCGGTGACTTAATCATCCGAGGAACCAACGCAACCGATGGAGCACCACTGATCTTAGCCGGTGCCCTACCAACCGCAGTAATGGCCATCGTTACCGACTTGATAATCGGATTACTTCAAAAACATTTTGAACCAACAGGCTACTACAAAGAGGAAGAAGAAGAATAA
- a CDS encoding solute carrier family 23 protein, with amino-acid sequence MDANDKNYRNPEAVLDLYEKPPLLTWPLLSLQHLFSMFGATVLVPLLVGLDPSIALFSSGIGTILHILITKGRIPAYMSSSFSFIVPSIALMKTAGYAGVAQGTIAVGLVYLIVATIVGFAGSDWIDRALPPIVVGPIVIVIGLSVAGSAADNAMLNGTHYDLKYFGIAIFTLLVTVLFNMYLKGFWSNIAILLGIICGYVLSVMLGIVDFSKVISTPWFKLPAFEFPYVSYQPKQIYWDAILSFAPIAFVTMAEHLGHIMVLDELTHRNFFKNPGLHRTLAGDGTASIFAGLVGGPPITSYGENIGVMAVNKIFSVYVIIGAAVFATLFGFVGKLSALIQTIPGPVIGGISFILFGVIASSGLRILVDNKVDFNRKRNLMIASVILVIGIGNAYLKIGTFQFTGIGVATVMGILLNLILPREALSEE; translated from the coding sequence TTGGATGCAAATGATAAGAACTATCGAAATCCCGAAGCGGTTCTAGACTTGTATGAAAAGCCACCATTACTCACATGGCCACTTCTTTCACTGCAGCACTTATTCTCAATGTTTGGGGCAACAGTTTTAGTTCCCCTTTTAGTTGGATTAGATCCAAGTATCGCGTTATTTAGTTCAGGTATCGGAACCATTCTCCACATTTTAATTACAAAGGGTAGAATTCCGGCATACATGAGTTCAAGTTTCTCATTCATTGTGCCTAGTATTGCCTTAATGAAAACCGCCGGTTATGCTGGTGTCGCGCAAGGTACTATCGCCGTCGGCCTAGTTTATCTAATCGTTGCCACAATCGTCGGCTTTGCCGGATCAGACTGGATTGATCGAGCACTTCCACCAATCGTTGTTGGTCCTATCGTTATCGTTATTGGACTTTCAGTTGCAGGTTCAGCTGCTGATAATGCCATGCTAAACGGAACCCACTACGATTTGAAATACTTTGGAATCGCAATTTTCACATTATTAGTAACAGTTTTATTCAACATGTACCTCAAAGGATTCTGGAGCAACATCGCCATTTTACTAGGAATCATCTGTGGTTACGTCCTCTCAGTAATGTTGGGAATCGTCGACTTCTCAAAAGTTATCTCCACACCATGGTTCAAATTACCAGCTTTCGAATTTCCATATGTAAGTTATCAGCCTAAGCAAATTTATTGGGACGCAATATTAAGTTTTGCTCCAATCGCGTTCGTTACAATGGCTGAGCACTTAGGCCACATCATGGTACTTGATGAATTAACTCACCGTAATTTCTTCAAAAATCCTGGCTTGCACAGAACTTTAGCTGGTGACGGTACAGCCTCAATCTTCGCCGGACTAGTTGGTGGTCCACCAATTACCTCATATGGTGAAAACATCGGTGTTATGGCCGTAAACAAAATTTTTAGTGTATACGTAATCATCGGAGCTGCCGTTTTTGCAACCCTATTCGGATTTGTGGGTAAGCTAAGTGCCCTAATCCAAACCATCCCCGGACCAGTAATCGGGGGAATCAGTTTCATCTTGTTTGGGGTTATCGCATCAAGTGGCCTACGGATCCTAGTTGACAACAAAGTCGACTTCAACCGAAAACGTAACTTGATGATTGCCTCAGTCATTCTAGTTATTGGAATCGGAAATGCCTATCTAAAAATTGGAACTTTTCAATTTACTGGTATCGGTGTCGCAACTGTCATGGGAATTTTGTTAAATTTAATTTTGCCAAGAGAAGCACTTTCAGAAGAGTAA
- a CDS encoding histidine phosphatase family protein codes for MVELYVIRHGETDTNKEVRINGRSTDMPLNETGIKQAHELAEEIDISKFDYIYTSPMKRALQTAKILNQGVDDELIQDERLYEADYGSWDGVKESELYAKYPQTFDDNGFLLPNFMDYAENAEPYESVYKRVESFLAEITELGDKKVMAVCHGFISRAIFKQVTGIPDISAVVQSANAGVSKYQLLRTHRYVRFYARKKYIG; via the coding sequence ATGGTTGAATTGTATGTAATTCGTCACGGAGAAACTGATACTAACAAAGAGGTACGTATTAATGGTCGATCAACAGATATGCCATTAAATGAAACTGGCATTAAGCAGGCTCATGAGTTAGCTGAAGAAATTGATATTTCCAAATTTGATTATATTTACACTAGTCCAATGAAGCGTGCCCTTCAAACTGCAAAGATTTTGAATCAAGGTGTTGACGACGAACTAATTCAGGATGAACGACTATATGAAGCTGATTATGGCTCATGGGATGGTGTTAAAGAGTCAGAATTGTACGCAAAGTATCCACAAACGTTTGATGATAATGGATTCTTACTACCTAACTTTATGGATTATGCGGAAAATGCTGAACCTTACGAATCAGTTTATAAACGTGTAGAAAGTTTTTTAGCCGAAATAACTGAACTTGGTGATAAGAAAGTTATGGCAGTTTGTCACGGATTTATTAGCCGTGCAATTTTTAAACAAGTGACTGGAATCCCTGATATCTCGGCCGTTGTTCAATCTGCCAACGCTGGGGTTTCCAAATATCAACTTTTAAGAACGCATCGTTATGTTAGATTTTATGCTAGAAAAAAATATATCGGTTAA
- a CDS encoding osmoprotectant ABC transporter substrate-binding protein, which translates to MKKFKKVFTLLCLTLLVFVSGCGWPGLGSSSKDTIKVASLTTTESMIMSEMIMELISHETSYHTEIVNNLGSGQLVHQALVNGDADIAAENFSGNELITTLHHAPIKSRAKVNHVVKTLYKSRFDETWFPTYGFANTYNMLVTQETAKKYHLNTISDMKKIGPKMDIGADNIWINRPDDGYPAFAQAYGFKFKRVYPMQIGLVYSAVAAGKMQAVLGYSTDGRIKSYNLKVLPDDKNFFPPYDTSMVVNNSLMRKHPELKPILHRLDGKISVSEMQTMNYEVDNNLREPADVAHEFLQKHNYFRGDI; encoded by the coding sequence CACACTTTTAGTCTTCGTATCAGGCTGTGGTTGGCCAGGACTAGGAAGTTCTTCGAAAGACACGATTAAAGTTGCCAGTTTAACAACCACTGAATCAATGATTATGTCCGAAATGATTATGGAATTGATCTCGCACGAAACTAGTTATCATACTGAGATTGTTAACAACTTAGGATCTGGACAATTAGTCCATCAGGCATTGGTGAATGGTGATGCAGATATTGCTGCCGAGAACTTTTCCGGTAACGAATTAATTACTACTTTGCACCATGCACCGATCAAAAGTCGTGCCAAAGTTAATCATGTAGTCAAAACACTTTATAAATCACGATTCGATGAAACTTGGTTCCCAACATACGGTTTCGCAAATACTTACAATATGTTGGTCACACAAGAAACAGCCAAGAAATACCATTTGAACACAATTAGTGACATGAAGAAAATCGGTCCAAAAATGGATATCGGTGCCGACAACATTTGGATCAATCGTCCAGATGACGGTTATCCTGCATTCGCACAAGCTTATGGATTCAAATTTAAGCGTGTCTATCCAATGCAAATTGGGCTGGTTTATTCCGCCGTTGCTGCTGGAAAAATGCAGGCTGTCCTAGGATATTCAACTGATGGAAGAATCAAGAGTTACAACTTAAAGGTCCTTCCAGATGATAAAAACTTTTTCCCACCATATGATACAAGTATGGTCGTCAATAATTCTTTGATGAGAAAACATCCTGAATTAAAACCAATACTTCACAGATTAGATGGAAAAATTTCAGTCTCAGAAATGCAAACAATGAATTATGAGGTCGACAATAACCTTCGTGAACCAGCAGATGTCGCTCATGAATTCCTACAAAAACACAATTATTTTCGAGGTGATATATAA
- a CDS encoding Hsp20/alpha crystallin family protein codes for MTNEIMDRRNDIRDWMNADPWMNGFSSIFGDNFPTNDTLKTDIKESDTDYAVRVDMPDFDKKNIDISYSNNTLTVSGHRDNFADHNDNKGDVIMSERSTGRFARQYHLPAVDENNIEANYNNGVLDIKLPKMTETKDNSHHIEIN; via the coding sequence ATGACAAATGAAATTATGGACCGTCGTAATGACATTAGAGATTGGATGAATGCTGATCCTTGGATGAATGGCTTCTCATCAATATTTGGAGATAATTTCCCAACAAATGATACATTAAAGACAGACATCAAAGAATCAGACACCGACTACGCAGTAAGAGTTGATATGCCCGACTTCGACAAGAAGAACATCGACATCAGTTACAGCAATAACACCTTAACAGTTAGTGGACACCGCGATAATTTTGCAGACCACAACGATAACAAAGGTGACGTAATAATGAGTGAACGTTCAACTGGCCGTTTTGCAAGACAATATCACTTACCAGCAGTCGACGAAAACAATATCGAAGCTAATTACAACAATGGTGTCTTGGACATCAAGTTACCAAAGATGACAGAAACAAAAGACAACAGTCACCATATCGAAATTAACTAA
- a CDS encoding fructose-bisphosphatase class III, which produces MKKNFTNDNEIKSEIINLSAILDLPKGTEAYVSDIHGEYDEFAHILRNGSGNTRQKISELFTGKLTEDRQKKLAFLIYYPSEILGQIKQQFSKEADLNQWYFDVFNELIDMLRYTSIKYTRSKVRKAIKSDFVYITEELLYADQNDSTKRSYYREVMDNIIKLDMADSFVISTCHTIQHLVVDHLHIIGDVYDRGPHPELIMDHLMNRWGSLDFQWGNHDILWIGSTAGSKLCMANLIRISARYNNLKLLTNAYDIDLSDLKEFAAENYTPLPVFTPRSDTGDPIENSDSVYDNTVQQAMAIMQFKLEGQTIKRHPDFEMENRMLLHQLSPDRKSIEINGETYPITNGCFQLVDPDDPYKLTKKEQNLIDDLIRQFIDSPKLKYHMSFMMNNGSMYLKYNGNLLLHGCVPVNEDGSMQEWTVDGETYSGKSLFDFFEKTLKEGFQNPSVEESLDNDVIWYLWTGKMSPLFGKAAMTTFERYFIEDKALHKELTNPYYSLRKEEWFADELLKEFGLDPDDGHIVNGHTPVKRGHNPIMANRKIFVIDGGMSKPYHKTTGIGGYTLLSNSFGFQLVTHEPFTTRAKAIADMTDVVSTKRVIEQSAKRKTVGDTDVGVKIRNQIAELQARLERNR; this is translated from the coding sequence ATGAAGAAAAATTTCACAAACGATAATGAAATCAAATCGGAAATTATTAATCTTTCGGCGATTCTCGATTTACCAAAGGGTACTGAAGCTTATGTCAGTGATATCCACGGTGAATATGATGAATTTGCACATATTTTGAGGAATGGATCAGGTAATACTCGCCAAAAAATTTCGGAATTATTTACTGGAAAATTGACTGAAGACAGACAAAAGAAGCTGGCTTTCTTAATTTATTATCCATCGGAAATCTTGGGTCAGATCAAACAACAATTTTCTAAAGAGGCTGACCTTAATCAGTGGTATTTCGATGTTTTCAATGAACTTATTGATATGCTCAGATATACTTCCATTAAATACACCCGTTCAAAAGTTAGAAAGGCTATTAAGAGTGATTTTGTTTATATTACTGAGGAATTGCTTTACGCTGATCAAAATGATTCAACGAAACGTAGCTACTATCGCGAAGTAATGGATAACATTATTAAGCTTGATATGGCAGACTCTTTTGTCATTTCTACTTGCCACACGATTCAACATTTGGTGGTTGACCACTTGCATATTATTGGTGATGTTTATGATCGTGGTCCGCACCCTGAACTTATCATGGATCACTTGATGAATCGCTGGGGGAGCCTTGATTTTCAATGGGGAAATCACGATATTCTCTGGATTGGTAGTACTGCTGGATCAAAACTTTGCATGGCAAACTTGATTAGAATTAGTGCTCGTTATAATAATTTGAAATTGTTGACGAATGCCTATGATATTGATTTGAGCGATTTAAAGGAATTTGCTGCCGAAAATTATACGCCACTTCCTGTCTTTACACCGCGTTCTGATACAGGTGATCCGATTGAAAACTCTGATTCTGTATATGACAATACGGTTCAACAAGCCATGGCGATTATGCAATTTAAGCTTGAGGGTCAGACTATTAAACGTCATCCTGATTTTGAAATGGAAAATAGGATGTTACTTCACCAATTGAGCCCTGACCGTAAGAGTATTGAGATTAACGGTGAGACTTATCCTATTACAAATGGTTGTTTCCAATTAGTTGACCCAGATGATCCATACAAGTTGACGAAGAAGGAACAGAATTTGATTGATGATTTAATTCGTCAATTTATCGACTCACCTAAGTTGAAATATCACATGTCATTTATGATGAATAACGGTTCAATGTATCTCAAATATAATGGTAACTTGTTACTGCATGGTTGTGTTCCGGTCAATGAAGACGGCAGTATGCAAGAGTGGACAGTTGATGGTGAAACTTATTCGGGTAAATCATTGTTCGACTTTTTTGAAAAAACTTTGAAGGAGGGATTTCAAAATCCATCTGTTGAAGAAAGCTTGGATAATGATGTTATTTGGTACTTGTGGACTGGAAAAATGTCTCCATTATTTGGTAAAGCAGCGATGACCACTTTTGAACGTTACTTTATCGAGGACAAAGCTTTACACAAGGAATTAACTAACCCTTATTATTCATTGCGGAAAGAAGAATGGTTCGCAGATGAATTATTGAAGGAGTTTGGCCTGGATCCTGATGATGGTCATATTGTTAACGGACACACTCCGGTTAAACGTGGACACAATCCTATTATGGCAAATCGCAAGATTTTTGTTATTGATGGTGGGATGTCGAAACCTTATCATAAGACCACTGGTATCGGCGGTTACACTTTGTTATCGAACTCGTTTGGATTCCAATTAGTTACGCATGAGCCATTTACTACCCGTGCCAAAGCTATTGCTGATATGACTGATGTTGTTTCTACTAAACGTGTTATTGAGCAGTCGGCTAAACGTAAGACTGTTGGCGATACTGATGTTGGTGTTAAGATTCGTAATCAGATTGCCGAACTACAGGCAAGACTAGAGCGAAATAGATAG